One part of the Pecten maximus chromosome 9, xPecMax1.1, whole genome shotgun sequence genome encodes these proteins:
- the LOC117334648 gene encoding putative nuclease HARBI1: MRITSLNASWPGSVHDSRIWNASALKDQFENGLHDGLLLGDSGYACRKYLMTPFLQPVGRGQERFNRSLCRTRVLIEQTFGVLKARFPCLRFGLRMTPEMAVSTTSACVVLHNIGILRLDVVDVELEHDNQLHIQDQQVLAQPDGKHVRDHITRQYFNN, translated from the exons ATGAGGATCACAAGTCTAAATGCGTCATGGCCAGGCAGTGTCCATGATTCACGGATTTGGAACGCTTCAGCCTTAAAAGACCAATTTGAAAATG GATTACATGATGGACTTCTTCTTGGAGATTCTGGATATGCATGCAGGAAGTACTTAATGACTCCGTTTCTCCAGCCTGTAGGCAGAGGTCAAGAACGATTTAACAGGAGCTTGTGCAGAACTAGAGTACTAATAGAACAGACTTTTGGCGTTTTGAAAGCTAGATTTCCATGCTTAAGATTCGGACTCAGGATGACACCAGAAATGGCAGTTTCTACTACTTCTGCTTGTGTTGTGCTTCACAACATAGGGATCCTCAGGTTGGATGTAGTGGATGTGGAGCTTGAGCATGACAATCAGCTCCACATCCAAGACCAGCAAGTTCTTGCACAACCTGATGGAAAACATGTTCGTGATCACATCACAAGACAGTATTTCAATAATTAA